The Paenibacillus dendritiformis region ACTCCTATTTCATCCTGCCCTGGGTGGGCACGAAGCCATTTCGAACATTGGAGCGCATCTTGAAGCACCGGCTTGCCGAGCGTCTTGCCCTCCGGTCCATTGTTCCGATGGAGCCGTACTATATGGTCGTCTCCGGTCATGCGGATGCGCCCGCATTGCTGGATCAACTGCGCGCAGAGCTGAATAACGGAACTGATTTGATGAATCTGTTAGGGCCGGAGGAGGCGCCTTATTTAGGCAAGTACGATGAATTCGTAGGTCCGGAGCTCGTCCGGAAGGCATTTGCCGTGGATGGGCTGGAGCTGTTCCCTGTCGAGTGGTAACGATTGGGCAGAGCGCTATTTGTCGAATTTTGGAGAATATTAGCTGCGTATTATGGTCCTTTATCACCATATAATTAGTCGAATAATTTCGCTTGCTTGGGACTATTTCCCCTGTCGCGCAGATTGTAGATATGGTTATTATGGATAGGTACGAAAATTTGTTACAGATCTTAGGAGGATACTGGCTTTGAAAAAATGGACACTTGCATTATTAGGGGCAATCTTGGCGTTGGGAATCACGGCTTGCGGCGATAAAGGCGCTACTGGTGCGACCAACGCGGAAAAACCGGCGGATACACAAACAGAAAACACGCCGGCAGTGAGTGCAGATGAACTGCTAACGAAGATGGCGGAAGCCAGCCAAAAGATGAAGAACTTCGCTATGGACGCGACAATCAACCAGAACATTACAGTCGCTCAAGGCGATCAGAAGCAAGAGCAGAAGGTTGATATCTCGATGAAGGCGGACTTCAGCAAAGAGCCATTCGGCATGTACCAAGAGATGAAGATGTCTATGCCTGGCCAAGGCGAACAGGATATCAAGCAATATATTTCCAAGGAAGCGATCTACACGCAAGTGGATGGAGAATGGGTGAAGCTTCCGGACGAAATGATTGGCGATATGGTTAAGCAGATGGAAGAATCCGCGAAAATCGAAGCTCAAATGGAGCAGTTCAAATCTTTCTCCAAAGATATGAAAGTAGCGGAAGAGGGAGACAAGTACGTATTGACAGCTGATTTGTCTGGCGATGGAATCAAAGAGCTCGCTAAGAACTTGATGAACCAGTCGGGCAGCGGCGAAGACGCGCAAACTCAGGCTCTGATCGAGCAAATGGATATCAAAAATGTCAAAGTTACGTATGCGGTCAACAAAGAATCGTTCCTGCCGCTTCAATCCGACGTCGACATGACGATGGAAATGGAGCAAGACGGTCAGAAAATCTCCATGGACATGGTGATGAAGAGCTCGTTCTCCAAGCATGACGAAGTGGGCGAAATCAAAGTGCCTCAAGAGGTGCTGGACAGCGCTCAATAATTTATACGCGTTCAACCGCCGGATCCGGAAGGATTCGGCGGTTTTTTG contains the following coding sequences:
- a CDS encoding DUF6612 family protein, whose amino-acid sequence is MKKWTLALLGAILALGITACGDKGATGATNAEKPADTQTENTPAVSADELLTKMAEASQKMKNFAMDATINQNITVAQGDQKQEQKVDISMKADFSKEPFGMYQEMKMSMPGQGEQDIKQYISKEAIYTQVDGEWVKLPDEMIGDMVKQMEESAKIEAQMEQFKSFSKDMKVAEEGDKYVLTADLSGDGIKELAKNLMNQSGSGEDAQTQALIEQMDIKNVKVTYAVNKESFLPLQSDVDMTMEMEQDGQKISMDMVMKSSFSKHDEVGEIKVPQEVLDSAQ